The following DNA comes from Fibrobacter sp..
CTACTATGTCCGAATCCATGCAACGTAAAATCCAGCAGGCCCTGGCGCCCTTCTGGCAGCAACGTTTTATCAGCTTGCACGATTCGGAGGCTCCGCTGGTCAAGAACCTGCTTTTGAACAAGAAGTTCTTTTTGCAGACGGACCGCTATATCGACGACGTGCCGTTTCCGGAAACGGATCCCGCGAAGCTTGACGAGGCCATGGTCATCGCAGACTTGCCGATGGACATTCTGGAGAGAAAGCTCCTGAGCCTGTCTAACGGGGAACTCCGCCGGGTGTTGCTGGCCCGCATGTGGATGGAAAAACCGGAGTGGGTTTATTTCAATGACCTGTTCGGCGGTCTGGACCCGGAGTACCGCGTGCACTTGGCTGGCTGTGTGGCCGGTCTTGCCAAGCGGCAAAACTTGAATGTGGTGGTACGTCTTGCCCGTGAAGACGAACTGATTCCGGAGATTCCCGCTTTTGTATTCGAGAACAAGGTGTTCAAGGAATACGCCGGTTCGTTGCCCGATGTGGCGGTCCAGCCGAAATTCCGCAAGGCTGAACTGACGGACTACGAGGTTGTGAACCTGAAGTGTAGGCTTGGAGATCCCCGCCTGCGCGGGGATGACAATAAAGGGGAAGTCCTTTTCGATCTAAGAAATGTCAACGTCCGTTTTGGCGAAACGACGGTTATCAGAAATTTGAACTGGCAGGTCCGCAAGGGCGAACACTGGGTGGTCATGGGGGAGAACGGCGCAGGCAAGAGTACGTTGCTCGGGCTCTTGACGGCGGACCACCCCCAGATTTATGGAAACGACATTACACTCCTGGGCGAACGTCCGGGGCATGGTCTGAACATCTGGGACCACAAGGCGAAACTGGGATTCTTCTCTCCGGAACTGGCGCTCCAGTACCGCGAAGACCTGAGCCTCTTGGAGGTGCTCTGCACGGGATTTACGCCGAACCTCTGCAAGGCGGACAATACCACCTGGGAAGAACGGGCCAAGGCGAAGGAATGGCTTACCTACCTGGGTTTTGAAGACCCCGAAGAAAATGTCCGCAAGCTTTCACCCATAGACAAGCGGGTGATTCTTATGGCCCGTGCCGCTATCCGCCCGCCCCAGGTACTTTTGCTGGACGAACCCTCCCAGGGGCTGGAGAAGGGCTATCGGGATAAGTTTTTCCACTTGCTGGACCTGCTCTCTAAAGAAACGACTATTATTCTGGTGAGCCACTACGAAGAGGAATGGCCGCCTTGTATGACCCACCTTCTTCGAATGCCGCGATATTCATAAATGAGAAAATCAAAATGAAAAAATGTGTAATGTGAAATGACGAATGTGTAATTCCACATCACACACTCCACATTTCACATTTCACATCTCACATTGCTTATGCTTCTTTCTGAACAAAACATCTTAAGCGCCCTCCGGGCTGTCCAGGATCCCGATCTGCACAAGAACATCGTGGAGCTGAACTTTGTACAGAATCTGAAAATCGAAGGGACCAAGGTTACTTTTGACCTGGTGCTCACGACTCCGGCATGCCCCATCCGCGACCGGTTCAAGGACCAGTGCATTTCCATTGTGAAGGGGCTGGGTGCGTCTGAGGTGGAGGTGACCCTTACCTCCAATGCCGGCCGCGTAGGCGATGCTCCCGAACAGCCCCAGGTTTCTTTCCTTGGCGAAGTTTCCCACATCGTTGGGGTGGCCTCTGGCAAGGGCGGGGTAGGCAAGTCCACGGTGACGGCGAACCTCGCCATGGCGCTAAGCCTGTCCGGTGCCCGTGTGGGAATTCTGGACGCAGATATTTACGGCCCCAGTATGGGCCTCATGTTCGGTATCGACAGGGACCCCCAGGTTTTCGAAGACAATACCATCGCCCCGGTAGAAGCCAAGGGCGGCATTTCCATCGTGTCCATGTGCATGTTTGCCGGTTCCGAGAAGGCCACTATCTGGCGAGGCCCTATGGCAAGCCAGATGATCCAGCATTTCTTGAACCGGGTGCGCTGGGGCAAGCTCGACTACCTGCTGGTGGATTTTCCTCCTGGAACGGGGGATATCCAGCTGACGCTGACCCAGAACTGCCCCATGGCAGGTGCCGTAGTGGTGACCACCCCGCAAGAGGTGGCTCTTGCCGACTGTCGCAAGGGGCTTGCCATGTTTGACTCCGTTGGAGTTCCTGTGGTGGGAGTCGTGGAGAACATGAGTTATTTCATCTGCGACGGGTGCGGAAAACACCACAACATTTTCCGCCAAGGCGGCGGTGAACGCATAGCCAAAAATTGGGGTGTGCCGTTAATCGCGAAGATTCCTCTTGAACCTGCGGTCGCCGATTGCGGAGACGAAGGAACACCTGCGGTGCTCCGCTATCCGAATTCAGAATCGGCAAAGGCCTTTTTGCAGGCGGCAGATGCAGTCGTGAGAACACTTTCGGTATTCAAGTCGGTCGGAGATGGCGTACTCAAGAACTTCAACTATGCCTTTGACGAACTTCCGGAGGAGGATGTATGATCCAGCCCAAGAAAGTTTTCAGGACGAAAGATGGAAAGCTTGGCTTTGAGTGGAACGATGGAACACGAGGAGCATGTTCAGCCAGGGAACTTCGTCTCGCTTGCCCCTGTGCCCTGTGCGTAGATGAACATACCGGTGAAAAATTGCTTGACAATTCTGCTGTTCCCGACGATATTAAACTGGAGAGGGTTCAGTCCATTGGTCGCTACGCTGCGGGTTTATCCTTTAGCGACGGTCACCGTTCGGGAATTTACCCCTACGATAAACTGAAGGAATTGACGAAAAACGTGTAAAAAACAATATTTACTCCGAATATTTTGGAAAAATCATGAGCGAGTTTAACGAATCACTTTATTTTCGCGATTTGAATCGTTACCCAACTCTTTCTCAACAAGAGGAAGAGGCTTTGTTGACGATTATCCGGACCGGCGAAACGGAGGAAATTCGTAAATCGGCCCTCCAACGGCTCATTCGGGGTAACCTTCGCTTTGTGGTCTCTGTGGCCCGCAAGTACCAGGGGCGAGGACTGGCTTTGCTGGATTTGATTAACGAAGGCAATATCGGTCTTTACAAGGCAGCCAAGCGTTTTGACATGAACAAGGATGTCAAGTTCATCTCGTATGCTGTCTGGTGGATCCGCCAGTCTATTCAGAAAGCTCTTTTTGAGCAGGTTGGGTCTGTGCGTATCCCGCCCAACAAGCTCGCTTTGGTGAATCGTTTTAAACGAGCCTTGATGCTGAACGGTGGCGATTACGCCAAGACCATGGCCATGGAAGAGTTTGCGCCCAATGAAAAGGACATCATCGAGGTCATGGAAAAGATTGTGGACATCTCCCTGGATGCCCCTATCGGTGATGATGCGGGCAACAGTTCTGGAGCAGATACCGTCAGTACCTTGATGGATGTTCTTGGCAACGACGGTAAGCAAGAAGAGGAAATGGAGCGAGAAGAGCGTCGCAAGATGATTGACGAAACCTTGGCCTCGCTCCCTCGTAGGGAAGAAGAAATCCTGAAGATGTTCTATGGCCTGGATACCACGGAAGACACCACTCTCAAGGATATCGGTGAAGATTTGCGTTTGAGTCGTGAAAGGGTGCGCCAGATTAAGAACAAGACCCTTAGGCGTTTGCAGAAAAGCAAGGAACACAAAGAAAAACTCTCCGACTTCCTGGAGTTGTAATGCCTTTAGCGTCCGAGACATCGCGGAAAGCGGCATACTTATTCCTGATACTTTGCTGTCTGGCCGCTTTAGGCTTGGGCGGTTACCAGCTTTATTTGAATATGGCGCCTGCGAAGGTGGCGGTACCGGAAGTTCCTTTTGGAATCAAGGCCGGTACTGAATTTATGAAAGGCGATTCTCCCGACATGCGTGAGGAACTGGCATCACTCCCTATCCAGACTCAAGGTGAAATCCGCCGGGCGACCGAACTGTTCCGTAGTGGGGCTTATGCCCAGGCAAACGAAATTTTCAATGCAGTGTCGCTGTTGTATCCTGAATCGGTGGTTTCCCTGTGGAATGAAACGAATACTTTGTTTGAAATGGATTCGTTGACTGATTTGGAAAGCAACCGGTTGAATTTACTGGTTGGAAAGTTGCAGGGCAAGTATCCGGAGTCGGGGCTTTCTAAGTATCTGGAAAGCCGCAAGACCTATAAGTCGGGCAACAAGACGGTGGCCCTTGAAATGGCAAAGATTGCCGTGGATCAGGCTCCAACCCTAGTGGAGGCTCGCTTGTGGTTTGCTCGCCTGTTGAAGGAGAACAATCGCTTGCCTCAGGCAATAGAAGAAGCTCGTACGTCTATAAGCCTTTCGGCAGGGAACGAACCTCGCGGCTATGAAATGCTAGCTCGGCTTTTCCACGATCAGGGGAATCTGGACAGTTGTTCGTCGCTGCTGGACTATGGTTTGACTCAGTACCCCTTGGATGCGGAACTTATGCTCTTGCGTGGGTACTTGTGGGAGTATCAGGGCCGTTACGATGAAGCGGAAAAGATTTACCAGCGGATTCTGGCCTTTAGGCCTGATTTCGAGGGGGCTGCACTTGCCCTTTCTACAGTTGGTGAAAAGACTGCTCCTGGAACAGGAGGGGGTAAAATTTCTCCTATGGATCGCTCCCAGCTGGCCTGGGAAATTTTGGAACCCTTGGTGGAAAAATACCCAGAGAATATGCCCCTGCGGGAAGCTCTCGGGCTTGCTTATTTGAAGGGTCGCGACTACGATCGTGCCCGTATGCAGTTCCGAGAAATTCAGAGCAAAGATCCGGAGTATCCGGATATCCAACAGCGCATTCAGGAATGCAACGTGACGCGACCGGCCATGCCTGTGCAGGGGACCGGACTTGCGGCTGACTTGAACCGAGCCGTGGATAGCTTGCGTGAAACAATGGCTCCTGCGACGACGCATGATTTTTCCACAATGCTTGGCCATTACCTTGTTCGTTACGGTGCGTCGCCTGCTGAGTTTTTCAAGAAATACGACATCAAGAATTTTAGACCGGTGAAGAAAAATGTTTGGCAGGAATCCTTCTACGACGCTCCCTACAAGCACACCTATACGGTGGTGTTCGATTCCTTGAATCGTTTTCGTGAGGTTCATGTGGTCGTTTACGATTCTTCCAACACGTCTAATCATTTGGGGCTTGCTCCAGAGGTTTTCACCAGGTTTCTCAAACAGAATTCAAGGATTTCTGGTATCGGAAACAGTACTGGTGAAACGGATTGCGGGGAAGAGCTGGTGATTGATGCTGCGGTCTGGGAAACTCAAGATAATTTTGAAATTCTTGCTCGATTTGTCGGGACGCCTAAAGAAATCCGCATGGTGCGTTTCGACAAGTCCGTTCTCCCGGCTGGCCTCAAACTCTGTGACTACAGCACGTACCTGAAAGAGTTCTGAGTTGTGAGTTCTGAGTTGCGGGTAATGAGACATTAGACTGATAACTAGCCTGTTTTCCTCTTCTTCTCGTCTATTTTTGTATCTTTAGTCCTATGCTACGGTTCCGCTACATAGTGCTTGCATTGCTTGCTCTCTTGCTGGAGGGGTGTACTTGCTGTGCTTACTTGAACCATATGTTTAATGCGGAACGTTTGTATGATGAGGCGGGTGAACTTAGGGAAGCTCGGCTAGACAGCATTCCCGATGAAACTAATTCCAGCCCCGGAGCTGAAGAACGCCAGAAATACGACAAGATTATCGAGAAAGGTTCCAGAGTTTTGGAACGCTTCCCCAACAACAAGAAACGGACGGCCGAGGCGGTTTTCTTGATAGGTGAGTCTTTCCGCCACAAGGGAGAATGGGGAAAGGCCATAGTCAAGTACGATGAGTATGAAAGGTATTTTGCCGATTACGACTCTATGCGGGCGGTGGAATACCAGCGGGCTTACTGTCTCTATCGGAACCATGAATACAATATCAGCCGTTTTGCTCTGGAACCGGTGATTGCAAGTAAGAACCACCCGTACTATTTTCAGGGCTTGAATCTGCTTTCGCTTTTAGACGAACAGTCGGAATTCCCGGACCAGGCCATTGCCGCTCTGGAAGCAGTTCTTGCAGATACGGCAGGAACCCCCTTTATGAGGGGCAAGGCCCATTTCCGTCTGGCCGGTCTTTATTTCAAGAAAGAAGATTGGGCAAAATCCAGGGAACACTATACGGCCAAGGAAATTCAGGAACTGAATGTTCGGGAACGGCAGACGGCCGGTGAGCAGGCGGCGGAGTGCTTAGTAAACCAGAAAGAATACCTGAAGGCCGCCGACGAATACAAGGCTCTTTTCAAGAATCCGGATTACGAGCAGAAACAGCCGGAGTACTTAGTGCGTCTTGGGGAGGTAACCCTGATGGCGGAACGTTACCCCGATGCCTTTATCATCTTGCGGAAGGTGAATTCAGATTATCCCAAGACTCAGTATGCGGCCCGTAGTTACTACAACATGGGTGATTACGAGCAACAGAAAACCTTGAATTATGAGCAGGCCGTTATTTATTACGACAGCAGCTATAGTTCCCTGAATTACTGCGATTGGGCTCAAAAGAGCCGGGCTTTAAGCGAAGCGCTTAAGCGCCTGATTGCCATGCGAAATATGAACGATTCGTTGAGCAAGGATTCTGTTCCTAATGTGGATAATTTCTTCGGGACAGAATTCCAGATAGCGGAGCTTTTCTTGTTTAAGCTTGACCAGGTGGATAGTGCGGTAAATAGGCTGACGGGTATTATCGAGAATTCTACTGATTCTGCGCGGGTGATGCTTGCCACGTATGCTCGGGCATTTATTTACGACGAGTACAAAGGTGACGAAGATACCGCCGAAGAACTCTACAAAGAAATCATTGAAAAATATCCGGGTACGGAATATGCCAAGCAAGCTCAGGCGAACCTAGGGATGCGGGTGACCATCAAGACCCGTGATGACGAAGCCAGGGAACGGTATTTGCAGGCGGAAAGCCTGTGGACGGTGGCGTCGGAAGTGCCGCTGGACCAGATGGAACAGGTGGATTCGGCATACGCTACGGCCTTTGCCGCTTTTGACAGCTTGTACAGGGATTATCCCGACACCGAATCGGGTGTTCAGGCCCTTTACATGAAGTTCGTGTATTTTCAGATGGATCCAGAGCGTGGAGACAGTGTCGGAGTTGTTTTGAATGAATTGCGTTCAAAACACAGGGATACCCCTTGGGGAAAATACGCCGCCAAAGTTCTGGACCATAGGCTTGCCATTACCGACTCCGAAATAGAACGGCTTCGCAGGCGTGTTCAACAGAGCATAGAACACATTGACCAGATGTCTGCCCAGTATCACGAGTCAATTAACAAGAAGCCCGAAGAAAAGAAGGCTGAGGTCAAGAGCAAGGAAGATGAAATCCTTGAGAACACCTACAACAGCATGTATGACTTCGAGTAAGTTGGGTGTGCGGTTACGGCTGTCGCTGTGGGCTTTGTGCGTCGGACTTGCATTTGTTTTGTCGGGTTGTGCGGCTGCCAATGCAAAAATTGCTTCCCGAAAGGGCTATGTTCGTTTTCCCGAAAAGCATTACGCCTCCAAGGAAAAGGCCGAAATAGGCACCAAACTCCAGGGGGAAGCCAGTTATTACGGCCCGGGATTCCATGGAAAAAAGACCGCCAGCGGCGAAATTTTTAACCAGAACGATTACACTTGTGCCCACAAGTCCCTGCCCTTCGGCACAAAACTGAAGGTGGTTCGGGACGATACGGGGGCCTCGGTTGTGGTGCGGGTCAATGACCGCGGACCCTACGTAGATGGGCGAATTTTAGACCTGAGTGTGGCCGCCGGTAAGGATATCGGCCTTGACAAAGTGGGTCACGCCAAGGTCACTGCCACGGTGATTGAATAAAAATACGCAAAATGTCACTTTTTGACATGCTGTAGGTTCTATATTTACCTGCACAGAAAGACACTTTCTTGTTTGTGTGTCTTTCTAAAAAAGAGGTTAATATGAATCGTAAGTATCGTCGTGAAAACAATGCCCGCTCCGTAGAACTTCCTGAAAAATCCCCCTGGGATTCCGGTTTTTCCATATTCCGGCGCCGTATCAATGAACAGCTCCAGCTAGGCGGGGTAGATAGCAGTTTTGTAGATGACGATATGCTTTTGCCCTTTTATCGCGCTGGTGAAAGCGAAATATATGTGCTGGGCGCTCTCGGCTGCCCTGTAGGGGTGTGATGATTACTTACGGTTTACGCGGAACAGCAACTGGAACGAATTCATCGCGTGGTTGTGATGGTAGTAGTTTTCATAGTCCTCTTCGCCTTCCATGTCATCTCCGGAGGCAATGCCGAGGATTTGCCATTTCAGGGCTAGCCCGACGTAGGTCCTTTCCGAAACCTTCCAGTCCTTTCCGATTTCGAGATTCATGGCGAAGGCGAACCAGTCCTTGCTTTGGCTATTGCCGTGAATGTCAAAGTAGTAAGGGTCGTCCAGTAAAATGATTCCCATCAGTAAGTCGGCATTGATGAATGTCCCGCCCATAAAGGAATTTGGCTTGTTGTGCAGCCAGGGGAAGAACGTGATTCCTGCACCACCCATGAGGGTTGTTGTTTCAAAATCGTTTCCAAAGGCGTCGTTGTCGTTTCCGCTTCTCTGGTAATATCCGCCGTTGGGTACGGGCTGCTCCCGAATTCCGTTTTCTAAATCGTATTCGCCACTGGCTATGGAAAAGTCGAAAATTCCATGGACGGCGATAAGTTCCTTGAAGAGAAAGCCTAGCGAAAGTTCACCAGCGATACCCGCCCCGGTACCGTCATACTGGGTGTGTTCGTCGTAATAGCGGTGGTCGTAATAGATGTAGGAGTAATCAAATCCCAGGCCGCCGTTCAGGTAGAAACTGCTCCGCCTTTTGGGGCGTTTTTCCTTTGCAGATTGGTCGGGATTGTCCTGGGCTTGCAGAGCCTCCGCCTGCGCAGGAGTCACCACCTGGATTACATAAACGGTGTCCTGGGCAAAAGCAGTACCACCGGCGAGAAATATCGCCATAGCAAAAAGAATTGTATACCAAATCTTTCTCATGTACCCCCACACTTCCTGGAAAGATAGAACAAAAATCTATTTGGCCTTGTAGCTTACAAAACGAATGTTGTCGCAATAATCCTTGTGGGCGCCAGTAAATTCCAGCCAGGGGTAGTTTGCGGCTTCGTTTTTCAGGATTTCGGCCTGTTCCGACCCGATTTCCAAGAAGATAGGGGCCCCTGCGTTAAGCCGGCCTTCGGTCTGGGATAGCAGCTTGCGCACCAGGTCAAGGCCGTCGGGTCCGCCGTACAGTGCCAGCGCCGGGTCGAACTTGTCCACTTCTGGCTGGAGCTTGCCCTTTTCTCCGTCGGGGATGTAGGGAAGGTTCGCTATCAGGCAGTCTATCTTTGTGGAGGCTTCGCCGAACACATCGCCGGTGGCCTTCTTGATTGCCTCGAGTGTAACGGCGTCCAGCAGGTCGCCCTTGGCAAAGTTGAGCGTGTCGTCTAGTCCGTTGGCCAGTGCGTTTTCACGGGCCAGGGCCAGGGCGTCATCGGAAATGTCGGTGGCAAGAACCTTCGCTCCTTCGATTTCCTTGGCACAGGCGATGGCGATGGCCCCTGTGCCAGTCCCGATTTCCACGACAAAAGGATTCTCGATACCTTTTAGGGCGTCCTTCGCCATATCTACCAGGGATTCAGTCTCCGGGCGGGGAATCAGTGCACGAGGGTCGCACTTGATGACAAACCCGCGGAAGCTGGTATCACCGACAATGTGCTGTAAGGGCTCCCGGTTTCCGCGGCGGGCCACCAGCGGGCGCAAAGTATCAAGTTCCGCAGGGGTCAGGGGCTTCTCGAAATTCAGGTACAGGTCCATGCGGTTCTTCATCTTGAGACCGTGGCTGATAATGTACTGGGCGTCCAGCAACGGATCGGGCACGCCCTTCTTTTCGAAGAAGGCCTTGGTGCGGTTCAAGATTTCAAGCACTGTCATCTGCGGCATAAGATTCTCTTTTCCTCAATCGTCATTCCGGGCTTGACCCGGAATCCAGTTTCCCGTTCTGCAAAAAAGGAGATCCCCGCCTACTGCGGGGATGATATTTACGCGTTAAACTTTCCCAGTTTCTCTTGGGCGTTGGCCATCTGGAGCCCGTTGATGATTTCGTCCAGGTCGCCGGTGATGACCTTGTCCAGGTTATAGAGCGTAAGGCCTATGCGGTGGTCGGTGACGCGGTTCTGCGGGAAGTTGTAGGTGCGGATTTTGGCACTGCGGTCACCGGTACCCACCAGGGCCTTGCGGCTGGCCGCTTCTTCTTGTTCCTTCTTCGCAATCACGGCGTCCAGAATCTTGGAACGGAGCATTTCCATGGCGTGCAAACGGTTCTGCAGCTGGCTGCGTTCCGTCTGGCAGCTCACCACCACGCCGGTGGGAATGTGGGTCAGGCGAACGGCGGAGTCCGTCTTGTTGATGTACTGACCGCCAGCACCCGAAGAGCGGTAGGTATCCATGTGGATGTCCGCTTCGCGAATTTCCACGTCCACTTCTTCGGCTTCGGGGAGAATGGCTACCGTCGCAGCCGATGTGTGAACGCGGCCCTGGGCTTCGGTTTCGGGCACGCGCTGTACGCGGTGCACGCCGCTTTCGAATTTCAAAGTTCCATAGACGCTGTCGCCTTCGATGAACACCCGGATTTCCTTGTAGCCACCCACGGTACCTTCGCTGGCGTCCTGGATGGTCATTTTCCAACCCATGCGGCTGCAGTAGCCCTGGTACATGCGGAACAGGTCGCCTGCAAAGAGGGCCGACTCGTCACCGCCGGTACCGCCACGGATTTCGAGAGTGGCATTGCGGTAATCCCAGGGGTCCTTGGGGACCATCAAAATCTGCAGTTCGTTGGTGACGCCGGGCAGTTTCTTTTCGATGTCCGAAAGTTCGGACTTGGCCATGGCCACCATCTCGGGGTCGGAATCGCCAAGAGCCGCTTTCCATTCTTCTTGGTCGTTCAACATCTGCAGGTATTCCTTGGCCTTTGCTACGGCCTTTTCGATACCCTTGTACTGCTTGTGGATCTTGTTGTAACGGGCCTGGTCGGCTAGAACCTCCGGGTTCCCCAGTTCCGATTCCAGTTCCTCGTACTTTTCAATTAGTTTTTTTGCCTTGTCTTTCATCGGGCACAAATGTAGAAAAAAGGACGGTAAATTCTATATTGTCCTCTATGCAGGTGACCCCAATCGGCACATTCTACGGTGATGCAGTTTATAAGTACGACGCTCCTCGGCAGGGGAGGCTCTTTGCGGGGCATCCGGGCCGTATCGAACTGAAGCCGGGGCAGAACTTTGAGATGGCGCTCCGTGACCTGGACGGCTTTGAACGCATCTGGGTCATATTCCAGTTCCACGAAAATGAAGGCTGGCGCCCGACGACGCGCCCGCCGGTGCCGCCCAAAGGCAAGGACCGCGTAGGTACTTTCGCCAGCCGCAGCCCCTACCGTCCGAACCCCATCGGGCTTTCTTGCGTGCGACTCCTGAAAATTGATGGCCTTACTTTGTATATAGACGAGGCAGATCTGCTGAATGAAACTCCGGTACTGGACATCAAACCCTACATCCCCATGGCGGATGCCTTCCCCGATGCCAAGGCGGGCTGGGTGGAGGAACAGGAGGGGGAACCGTGGACAGTAGAATCGTCTGAAGCCTTTGCCGCACAGGCCCGCTGGATTGCGGAACGCTGCGGTTTTGATTTGGAAAGTTTTGCCCGGGTGCAACTATCTCGCGGGAATTTCTCCAAAGATTTTTTTGACAGCTCGCGCCGTCGCCTGACCATCAATGAAATTGAAAAAAACGGTGTGCTTGCCTACCGCACGTTCCGTATTCATTTCAACTATGACGATGTCGCCAACAAAGTTTTTTTACAACAAATTAGTAGTGGCTATACGGACGAAGAATTGAAAATTGGGGCCGAAGACAAGTATGGGGATAAGCAGGTTCATCGAGAATTTCTATCTGCTAAGATCCAGTCTTTGTGTAAACAAAAAATTACCTGAGCTAAAATTCCTTGAAAAGCGTTCTCTAAACGTTCCCTAATTGCATTTGTTTCTTTTGTTAGAAAAAAATATATTGTATCTTGGTTTGTTTTGCGCATTTTTTATTATTTTTAAGGCAACTAAAAACCAAAGGAGTTCTCTATGAATTTGAAATCCGCTTTCGCCCTGCTCGCCGCCGGAACATTCCTGGTCGCTTGCGGTGCTGACGAAGTCGTCAACGTCAATGACGAAGCCAAGGACAAGGCTACCATCACCCTCAAGGTGATGGACAACCACGATGGTTCTGCTGTCGAAGAAGCAGAAGTGTACTCCATTGTGGACGACAAGACTGTCAAGACTGACGAGTTCGGTCTCTCTACCTGGAAAAAGCAGGTTCTCGGAAATCATGCCTTCCAAATTTCCAAGGAAGGTTATGCCACGATCCTCACTCA
Coding sequences within:
- the prfA gene encoding peptide chain release factor 1, with amino-acid sequence MKDKAKKLIEKYEELESELGNPEVLADQARYNKIHKQYKGIEKAVAKAKEYLQMLNDQEEWKAALGDSDPEMVAMAKSELSDIEKKLPGVTNELQILMVPKDPWDYRNATLEIRGGTGGDESALFAGDLFRMYQGYCSRMGWKMTIQDASEGTVGGYKEIRVFIEGDSVYGTLKFESGVHRVQRVPETEAQGRVHTSAATVAILPEAEEVDVEIREADIHMDTYRSSGAGGQYINKTDSAVRLTHIPTGVVVSCQTERSQLQNRLHAMEMLRSKILDAVIAKKEQEEAASRKALVGTGDRSAKIRTYNFPQNRVTDHRIGLTLYNLDKVITGDLDEIINGLQMANAQEKLGKFNA
- the tsaA gene encoding tRNA (N6-threonylcarbamoyladenosine(37)-N6)-methyltransferase TrmO; translation: MTPIGTFYGDAVYKYDAPRQGRLFAGHPGRIELKPGQNFEMALRDLDGFERIWVIFQFHENEGWRPTTRPPVPPKGKDRVGTFASRSPYRPNPIGLSCVRLLKIDGLTLYIDEADLLNETPVLDIKPYIPMADAFPDAKAGWVEEQEGEPWTVESSEAFAAQARWIAERCGFDLESFARVQLSRGNFSKDFFDSSRRRLTINEIEKNGVLAYRTFRIHFNYDDVANKVFLQQISSGYTDEELKIGAEDKYGDKQVHREFLSAKIQSLCKQKIT